In Daucus carota subsp. sativus chromosome 4, DH1 v3.0, whole genome shotgun sequence, one DNA window encodes the following:
- the LOC108216212 gene encoding protein REVEILLE 1: MGSASDYIQNHTNDARTKSTSLSGSDLPAIADLQSPAKMQNKDQAISQDNCALKVRKQYTITKQRERWTDEEHNKFLEAVKLYGRAWRHIEEHVGTKTAVQIRSHAQKFFSKVSRESSINEEKSVKSIEIPPPRPKRKPILPYPRKNIRPFKTRACLSDEPGSSASPSLLVVEQETHSPVSVLSVVTPEATGVANSNVPNVVLLPASSNPDDHPSGLIKGETIISEEEKGSENGSNSPKGNNSSIEEEHVSTELRVFPEGRAFAKEESNEEVSTQTLKLFGQTVTVIVAEPSLSSSKDIPPSLPGKSFPASDAGVSWGAPAVYYMRYPTDKSNNVDDDSSTVLCSDFYRGVPYPFLQLHTSVLRREYNFFDGNNVEDEVLQKHGSSTGSNSGSINAEMDVKTASSVIFTQGFALNS, from the exons ATGGGGTCTGCAAGTGATTATATACAG AATCATACCAATGATGCAAGGACAAAATCAACATCGCTGTCAGGCAGTGATTTACCTGCGATTGCTGACCTACAATCTCCTGCTAAGATGCAGAACAAGGATCAAGCCATATCTCAAGATAACTGTGCTTTAAAG GTCAGAAAGCAGTACACAATTACAAAGCAAAGGGAACGGTGGACAGATGAAGAGCACAATAAATTTCTTGAAGCAGTAAAGCTGTATGGGCGTGCTTGGAGACATATTGAAG AGCACGTTGGCACAAAAACTGCAGTTCAAATTCGAAGTCATGCTCAGAAGTTCTTTTCTAAG gtGTCTCGTGAATCAAGTATCAATGAGGAGAAGAGCGTGAAATCCATTGAGATTCCTCCTCCACGTCCAAAAAGAAAACCAATTCTTCCTTATCCACGTAAAAACATACGTCCATTTAAAACTAGAGCCTGTCTCTCAGATGAACCGGGGAGTTCTGCATCTCCAAGCCTGTTAGTTGTAGAACAAGAAACTCATTCACCAGTTTCTGTTTTGTCTGTAGTGACGCCAGAAGCCACAGGTGTAGCTAATTCAAATGTGCCAAATGTTGTACTTTTACCAGCTTCTTCTAATCCTGATGACCATCCGAGTGGCCTTATTAAAGGAGAAACTATAatatcagaagaagaaaaaggttcTGAAAATGGATCAAATTCTCCTAAAGGAAATAATAGTTCGATCGAGGAAGAGCATGTTTCCACG GAACTAAGAGTATTTCCAGAAGGCAGAGCTTTTGCTAAAGAAGAATCCAACGAGGAGGTATCCACGCAGACTTTAAAGCTGTTCGGGCAGACTGTTACAGTAATAGTAGCAGAACCATCCCTTTCAAGCTCGAAAGATATCCCTCCTAGCTTGCCAGGAAAGAGTTTTCCTGCTAGTGATGCAGGTGTATCTTGGGGGGCACCTGCTGTATACTACATGCGATACCCGACTGATAAATCAAATAATGTAGATGATGATTCCTCTACTGTTCTATGCTCGGACTTTTACAGAGGTGTACCATATCCTTTTCTCCAGTTGCATACTTCAGTTCTGAGGCGagagtataatttttttgatggaAATAATGTCGAAGATGAAGTGCTTCAGAAACATGGATCATCAACTGGCTCAAACTCTGGATCAATTAACGCTGAGATGGATGTTAAAACTGCCTCGAGTGTTATTTTTACCCAAGGGTTTGCTTTAAATTCCTGA